The DNA window GAACATTTTCATCGTCATCCAGGACCCAGTCTTCCTCCCGGATTTCGCCGCCGCTGTCGGTAAAGCGGAAATGGAGGGGAATCCAGAGCCCAAGGCCCAGCTTGCCGTAGGAGAAATCGGGTTTCAGCACCAGACGCTGATAGGCCACAGACTCGCCGTCTTCCTGAAAACTGACCGCTCCCAGGTCGATCCCGAGGCCGAAATCAAAGGAGGGCTCCGAATCAGGAGATTCCGTTTCCTGGGCTGTCAGGAAAGTAGCGGCTCCAAAAAGTGTTATGATGGCAATTATACGTTTCAGTCTGCTGGAAATTATCATTCATGCCCTCCTTTAATCCGACTATCTTTGTCCGAATACTCCATTGTCTATTATACTTCACTTTTGTAAAAGTACAATTACTCCCGGAACATTCCCGGCCCCACGCAGGGCTCCTGAATCCGGAAATCAGAAGCTGAATTCTCCCACAACACCCGTCTCCAGGGCATAATAGGTCAGGTTGTCGCTGTTGCTTCCGCTGATTGGGGTATGCCTGAACCCGAAGGCCAGGTAGACCTCGATGCTGCCCTGTCCTCCGAAGGTAATGCCCGTGGCGTGTTTGATGCTCATGGTCCTTGACCAGGTTTCCCCTTCCACGGGGCTGAGTTCCCAGTCCAGCGTTTCCCGATGCCGCAGGTGTTTGTCCGCCGGGGGCATGTTGAGGCCTCCCAGGGGAAGGGAAAAATTGAAAGCCATAGCCTGAAACCAGGTTGCCTTGAGGCTTCCGCTCCAGGCCGGGCGATCATCCTCATTGGAAAAACTGAGATTATTGCTGAGGGCATACTCGGTCAGCCCCGGCCCGAAGAGCATTATCTCGTTCCGGTAGCGCCATGAAAAGTCAAGGTCGTCGTCATAGTGGGTGGAAAGCTGGAAGCTGCTGGAAAACTGGTCCGATTCGTACCAGCGGAAAAAAGGGTAGGCCCCGAGGCTGCCGAAAAGATTGATAGCCGTCATGCGGGCTGTAGTATCCGTCCCAAGAGAGCTTGTCACCGAATCATAACTGCGCTCATAGCTGCGGCTGACCTCGAAAGCCAGATAGGAGGGGACCAGCAGATCGATGAGGCGGGAAGAAAACCGCCGTTCCAGGGATATCCCCGTTACGGGTGAGTAGTCGGCGGCATCAAAGCCTGCGGTACCGTCCCGGAAGGCTCCGAGGGCGGAATCCCGGGTGATCTCGACTACCGGAGGAGCGGAGAAAAAATAGTCCTGGTCTCCCGCCGTATCTGCCCATGACGAAGCATCTGTGGAAAACCCCTTCTCTTTTTGGGTATCTCCGGGACTGAATTCACCGCTGAAATCCCGGCGGTAATACAGGGAATAATCGAGGCTGTTGAAATTCTCGGGGAATAGGGCTCCGCTGAAATTCAGTTCCAGCCCCATGCTGTCCAGCTCCTTGCGGGGATCTGTTCCATAACGCGAGTTCTCTGCTGAAGGAAGAATTCTTACCGAATAGTCGTCTCCCCATCGGGTTTCCATGGGAAGAAAAAGGCCGGAGGAGCGGTCCGTGGGCAAAAGCTCTTCCTGGTAGATCAGCAGCCTGGTCCCCTGGATCCATCCGTCGCCGTAGAAGGAGTGGAAATCCACCCCCGGGTCGCCAAGGGTGTTGGTAAGGTTCAGGAGGGGGCTGAAGGAAAAACCTTCGAAGGGGTTGATCTCCGCCTCTGTTTTCCATGTCTGGCTGAGGGTATCGTCATTGTAGGCGGCCCGGGAAGTAAACCCGGCGCTTGCCCCGGTAAGGTTCAGCTTCAGGCTGTTCTGTTTGGTAAAACTGAAGTCCTCCTGTACCGGATCATGGGTGTAGCTGTCTTCCATCTGAAGGGGACCGTCTTCCGGAATGGTGATGGTATGACTTCCTGAGACCTGGGGTCCGGAGTCATCCTCCCTGATGTTGAGACTGAGGCGGGCCCGGGAATAGAGGCTGGAGAAAGCGGCCTCGTTATAGACCCGGTAGACCCGGCCGTCGGCGGGGGTAAATCCGGAAGCGAAGCCCGAAGAGGCAACCCGGGAGTTTCCGGACCAGCTGAAATTACCAAAAAGGGGAAATCCCTTTACCCTCAGAATATCTCCATCCTTTGAATAGCGGGCGGAGCTCAGGACGCCGAGATCACTGGATAGGACGGGATCGCTTATATGGAGCTCGTCGAGGAAAACAACACCGCCGCCAGCGTTCGCGATACTGAAGGTCGCCTGTCTGGCGATGATGTTTGTACTGCCCGAGACAACAGCCGAGGAGATGCTTCCTCCCTCGACGGAGACTTTGCCGCTTTTCATGTTGACACTGACTTCGCTCCAGGAAGAGGACTGTTCAATATCCGCCAGTTCCACCCGGTACTCTCCCTCATCCCCCTTCAGGGTGAGGCTCAGATCGGCTGAAATCGGGCTGTGAAGACGGTAGTAAAAGCGCAGGGTTTCGTAGGAGTCCAGGGGGACCTCCGGGACCGGGCCGACGGCAGCTCCGTCCGTTCCAGTCCATTCCAGGCGCAGTACCTTCTGGTCCTCGTCGCCGTCATTGAAACGGTCTTCCACCAGGTCGTAGGCGGCGTACAGGGGGACAGCGGGAGCCTCAGCGGGGTCGAGGTCGTATTCCGAAACCTCCCCGGTTTCGGATGCTGAGTTGCCTGGGACAAAGGAACTTCCGTGGAAGCGAAGCTCCCCGACAAGCAGTCTGCCGCTGGTAACGGCGACTGCATCAAGAAGAATCTGTACGGCCCGGGTTGCAGCCAGCTGTGCCCGGTCGGTCCCGGAGAGGGGTATGTAGACCTCCCGCCAGGGCCCGGCCGGCAGGAGACTGACGGAGTGTTCGAGAACCTGGGTATCCGTCTCCCGGTTGAGAAGTCCGTTACCGTCGGCGTCCTCGCTCTCCTCCGTCCCGTTGCCGAACTCCCCCCGAGGACCTGCGCCTCCACCGCCAACCGAGAGGGTGTAACCCGTGGGAGCATGGGTGTAGGCAAAGCCGGAATCATAGGGACCGTTCTCTTCATCCAGGTTCCTGTCGCCGTCAAGGTCCTCCGAGACCGATCCGGCCCGGAGAGTCATGTTGACAGCGGTCTCATCTCCGATGAGCCTGTACTTGAAGGAGATGCCCGCCGCCCCCGAAAGATCCAGACTGCCCCCGGGGGCGCTTATCTGGGCTCCCACCCATTCGGTGTTGTCCAGATCGTAATCAATTACGGCGACGATGCCTTCGATGTCGTCGTCTTCCGCCTTGGCAACGGAAGGACCGATGGGATTCCCGTCGGCAAAGGCATAGACCTGTTCTCCCGGGGGAGACCAGTCGTACTCCCGTAAAGTGCTGCCGCCGGTGGAGAGGTACTGGTAGTAGTCGGTATAGGGCATCTCTCCCAGGTCGGCCCGGTCGAAGGCTGTACTCGGTGCCGCGGGAAAGAGGGTGTGGCCGCTGATACCGAAATCCACGGTTCCCCGGTTCATGCCTCCCAGGCGCAGGTAGCCCCGGGTGTCGTGGGTCCCCACGGAAAGGCCGCCGTTTACGCTGATACCCCAGTCCTCTGCCTGGTAGTCCGCCCCTGCGGCAGCAAGGATGCTGCCCGGGGCCTCGGCATACTCTTCACTGTAACCCTGGGAGTCCATGTTCCAGCGGACACCGATGTCTCCCCGGAGGCTCAGCTCGGGAATGTTCTTCCAGGGCTGAAATGTATTGGTGGAGACGAAAAGCAGGTCAGCTCCGGAAGCCCCGTCGTCTGGAAGTTCATAGCTGACCTCCACGGTATCGCTTTCGAACACGGGAAAGGGAAAGTCAAGAGTGCCGTCATCCAGGCGGGTAAAACGAGTCTCGTTTCGCCCGTTGATGGTGACGCGCACCGATCCCTGTATCGCATTCCTGGGAACACTGATGGAGGCGGTACCGATAACCCGTTCGTAGAGCAGTATGTAGGGCACCAGGGGATCGTAGCCGGCGGCTCCCGGGTAAATTTGAGGCAGCAGGCCTTCCAGAGGTTTTTTTTCGCTTGCTCCCTGCCGGAGGGTGATGATACCGGCCCCGTACTCCCCGGTAAAGACCGCCACAGCCTCGAGCTCCCCGGAGGGGCGCAGTTCCACCTTCACAGTTTTACCGGGACGCGCATTGGGGGCGGGGTAGACCGCAAGGAACTCCAGATCCGAGGGGCTTCCGTCCTCGTAGAGGAGCAGGAAGGGAATCCCCCCGACAGTCAGATCTGCAGTATAGGGTGCGGATCCTCCCTGTTCGTAGTATATCAGAACCCGCCCTGCCGGGGCCTCAGAGAGGCTCACGAAGCCCTGCTCCGCAGAGACCGCCGCCTCAAAGTCGGAGGCCCGCGTGTAGCGTCTTCCGTCACCGTCCACGAGCTCACCGTTCCTGTCTTCCAGATAGACAGCGGCGTTTTCAATGTCCTCGTGGTTCAGCAGAAAGTAGCGGCCCCGGATAAAATCCGCCGGATTCAGATACACCTCTTCTGTCTCCGAGGTCCCTGCGTAGGTCCTGGTTACCCTGGAGGTCCGCTGGTAGCGAAGGAGGAGTTCGTGGCGGCTGCGTTCGGTCTCCAGGGTGGCAGAGGCCCCCAGGGCGCCTTCGGGGTGTTCACCCGGATCGATAAGAGGCGTCGAATCGATGGCGGTACCGGTATTTCCCAGGCGGACCCGCCGGACAAGCTCTCCCTCCCGTCCTTCGTAGCCCAGCAGGTAGGTGTTGAAGGAGGAGTCTCCGGTTATGGTGCTTTCAAAGAAATAACGCTCCATGAGCCAGAGGGAGAGGGTCAGGTCCGGCAGCTGGTTGAACATGAAGCCGGAACTGAAGCCCGGTACGGAGGGGGTCTCGGGAGATGGAGTTCCCCAGATGCCTCCGAGGCTGGTGGAGATGTTCCAGCTTCCCGCCAGAAAAAGATCGACGTCGGCATCTCCCAGACTGGTGGAAAAGAGCGCCTCCGGGGCTTCATCCTCCGGCAGCGGGACGGAGTCTTCGCCGACGGCAACCCGGGCGGCGGCAAAGGTGAGGAGAAGTACCAGCATCAGTGTCGTCTTGCTAAGATCTATTCCCTGCATTACTCTATAGATGCAAACAATACCACACACCGACCGTTTTGTAGAGGATTTACGAATAGAATGGTAGTTTCCATGATTCAGGTGGTCTTTGAACTGCCCGAGGCGACGTCTCTGAAGGAGAAACGCCAGACCCTGCGGTCCCTGAAGGACCGCTTAATCAGGAAGTACAAGGTTTCGGTGGCGGAGATCGATCTGCAGGATTCCCTCTCCTTCTGTCATATCGGCGCGGCCTATGTCACCAATTCCCGGGAGATCGGAGAGCGGGTGATGCAGCGGGTCGCCGATTTTGTGGAAGACACCATACCCGGGCGGGTCCATAACATCGCCGTTCACAGCGAACGTTTTTAAATTTCCTGGTCCTCGTTTTCGTTGTGGATGTCCACCGCCTCCTTGACCGCGCCGATGCAGAGGTTGAAGTCCTTCAGGGTCTCCTTGAGGGAGTAGAAATTGAGTCCCGCAAAGTAGATTTTCGAGAAGACTGAAAAGGAGATCTCCTCTTCCTTGCTGATATTGATATAGCATCCGAATTCGTAGCAGATTTTCAGCATCTCCACCAGGCGGCGCTGAAGGAATTCCGAGGTTTCCGGAGGAAAAGCGAAGGTGTAGGCTATCTCGAGGAACTTGTTGTCCATGTCGATGTAGAACTCTCCGGCGGCTCCGTCACCTCCCTCGAATCCGGCGATGTAGGAGGCCTCGTCCCCGGAGTTATCGAAGACTTCGTAGCCCAGTTCCTTGAATAGTACGTTTACCCGTTGAATCCGTTCGCGCATAAGTTTAGAGTATTTCATGGCTGTCTCTCATTGGGGCTACTGTAGTATCTTTTGGTCCCTTCTTCAAGGCGAGTCCCTGATCGCTTGTCATTCTCCGAAGAGGCCGGTCATTATTTTCGGTATATACGGGGCTGCAGTGCGGGCGATGCCGGGGGGCAGAAAGAGCCGGACCTTGCGCAGAGACCTGGTGAATCCTTCAACCACGGAGGTTGAAAAAACCGATCCGCTGGAAGCGAAGGGCAGGAAGCTGTCGTTCCGGTAGATTAACAGATCCACCTCAAAGGATATGGGCTCAGGGATATCGAGAATCACCTCCCAGGCTTCAATCCCCGTATCGTATTCTTCCCGCAGAATCGAAGCTATGCGGTTTTCCAGGTCCATCCGGGCATTCAGGTCCGTAGCCTGTTTGTGCAGCCGGGGATCGAAGGGGCATTCGAAGGCGGTTTTCAGGAGCCGGCGTTCAAAGACCATTCTGGCCAGCTGGTAGTAGCTTCTCTCCCGTATGGCCAGGGTCCGATAGAAACCTGCGTCGTCCAGGCCGTAGAGCGCCTCCTGGTCGAGGTCGTTCTCCGTCAGTCCCAGAAGCACCGCTTTCTTTATCATCGCCGTGGCAATGCGTACGGTGCGGTGCCAGTAGACGCTGCGGTACATCTGATACTTGGCAAAGAGCAGGCTCTCCACGGAACCGAGTCCCCGTTCATCCAGGGCCAGGGCGGAGGCTGTCGGAATGATCTTGTCGATAAAGAAGTCCGTGTCCTGTATGCCGTAGGGAACACCGCAGAAGAAGGCGTCCCGGTTCAGGTAATCCAGCTTGTCCGGGTCCAGCACTCCGGAGAGAATCCTGCGGAAAAAGAGGATCTCTCCGTTGTTGTGATGATCCATCCCCTCATCCACAATGGCGGCTACCACATAGGGTTCCACCCCCACATCCTCCCGCAGCACCCGCTGGAAGGGGGGAGTCATGACCAGCCGTCCGGTGAGGACTTCATGATCCAGCAGGGGAAGGTCCTTGAAGGAATGGGTATAGGGAAAGTGTCCCAGATCGTGGAGCAGGGAGGCGCATAAAAATGCCTTGACCCCTTCGAGACTGACAGGAGGGCTTCGCCGGTCGACGCTGATGTGACGGATTATCCGCTTGGCAAGGTGAAAAACCCCGAGGCTGTGGTTCAGACGGGTATGGGTGGCCCCTGGATACACCAGGTAGGCCGGGCCCAGCTGACGGATGCCCGCCAGTTTCTGGAACTCCCCCAGGGAGATCAGTTTTTTCAGTGCCGGGGTCAGATAGATGTTCTGCCACAGGGGATCCCGGATGGCCTCGGTGTAATCGCTGCTCAGATGTTCAAGGATTTTTTGACGAGTCTGCTGTTCTATTCCCACGTTTATTCCTTTAGAGCTGCCCTTTTTTCTCAAAACAGTCTACTCCGGGGTTTTTCCTTCTGTCCAGTGTGTTTGACAGAACCGGGGCTATGGGGATACCATTTTGAGGATGGACAGACTGTATGGCATGTTCCTTATCGTGATTCTTGCAGGCCTTCTTGGTTCGGGATGCAGCCGCAACCGGAGTGCCGACGAAGGACGGCCCGACACCGCGTCGGTTTCCGCGGCGGAACGGGCTGAGATCGCTGAACTTCAGTCAGAAACGACGCCTCCTCCGCCACCGCAGGAGCCGCGCAGGAGTTCGTCCTCCGAAGAACGAAGCCGGGCAAGGACGGTTTCAGCTGCTTTTTTTGCTGTTGATGATACGGGATTTTCCCTCAGGAGTCCTGAGGTTTTCGACTACGAGATCGGACGCCTTGAGCGACGGATACCTGAAGGTCTTGCTTCCTGCCTTGTACTGCTTGGAAGCGACCTGCCTGGGGAGTACCTGGCTCCGGAATGGCGCGCACATCTGAACCGTCAGTCCGAACAGTTTGAACGGCAGCCTGTAGGCTTTCGCGTCTCTGCGGACGACGGGGAGGGGGCCCTGAATACCCGTTTCAAGGCTCTCTGGAACGACAGCATGGTAATCGGGTTTGTGAGGGCCCGGAACGGGGAGGATGGCAGGTATCTGCTTGAGGATCTCGGGATAGAGAAAAGACTGGAAAAGCCGTACCCGAACATGGAGATTCCGCCTCCCCTGGCGGATACTGTATACTGATACCGGATAAACGAAGTGACAGGAGAAAAATGATGGGAACCCCCGTAGGCCGTGTGGAGCGAGAGTTTGTACTGAATAATGTGGCGGAAAAGAAGATATCCCTCAGGGTTCACGGATACAAGAAAACCCGCCAGGCCATTGTGCTCAGAATCGAAGAGGATGTACTGGTTCTGTACAATGATACGGAGGGATGGAGTGATTTCTCCGCCAAAGAGGAGATCCGCGTATTTTTTTCCTACTTCGGACACGTAATGACTTTTCCCAGCCGCGTAAAGAGTGCCGACGACTATCTGAGTATAGAAATCCCCGGAGAAATGATAAAGAACCTGCAGCGAAAATACGAGCGCATTGCCCTGCCGCCGGGAACAATGGTCAGCTTTGCGGTGGAGAATATCACCTACGAACTTACCTTTCCCAAGACGGAAGAGTACAACCCGGCGGAACAGCCCGCTTACGGGGATGCTTTTCCCCAGGAATCACTGGATAAACTGATGGCGGGGGCTGCTAAAAAGATCAGCGAGTTCAAGGCGAATTACCGGATTCAGATGTTCCGGGACCGGGGGCCGAAGGGCTGGGAAGAGGAGATAATTACCCGCACCGGAAAGTCGCTGTTTGTCTCCCCCATCAAGGCGGGGGTACCGAAAACAGATCCCGATATGTCCGGGAGGATCCTCACCAAGGCCCAGGCTCTGGCTCCGGAATACAATATCAATCTCTCGGAGCTCCTGGGCAGCGAAGCCGAACTGGATGAAAGGTTTTCCCAGCTGTCGGATAAGGACATCGTTGCAGTAATCTACTGCCCCCTGATCTATCACGATTATGTGATCGGCTATATTCATGTCTGGTCGGAGCATGTCACCCTGGGAATAGAGGTTTTTGAATATCTCTACCAGTTTTCAAAGGTGCTCGTATATGCCCTGAAAAATCACGCCTACTTCGATAATATTGAAAGGCAGAAAGGGGAGTATGCAGCCGAGATCCTCGATATCTCCGCCTCTGGACTCCTGTTTACTCATACGTCCCGGGAGCTTCATGAACGGCTTGTCCTCTATACCGACCTTGATCTGTTTTTACGTATGGGACCGAGGAAGATGGTTATCGGTTCCCGCATTATGAGAAAATATCAGGATAACAAGCAGACTTATTACGGATGTCAGTTTCTGGACCTGAAGCCGGAGGATTTTCGCTTTCTTTTTGATTCAATTTACGGGCGGGAGCTGACCCCGGAAGACGAGGAGCTGTGGGAAGGCGGCGCAGAACCGCCGAAACTTACCTTCACCTAGCAGGGACGTATCAAGGACTCGCTGTATTGATCCGAAAATGTAGTTGAAAATGTTTCGCATTATTCTGGAGCTGAATGATTTTTATCTTCTCAGAAAAATGAAGGCCCGTCTGATGGGAGAGGTCTCCGAGGGCTTTTCTTCCCTCTATCCCGGGTTGTCCGCATTCCGTGTCGAGGGGGCGGCCCTGGTCCTGGAGGCCGGGGATATCGCGGCGGATTATCTGGTGGAAGGTCTTTATCGTTTTTACCAGGAGCTTCTGAAAAAGCGTCTGCTTTTGCACGGATTCTTCATCGGGGTTGATTATTCTCCTTCGAAGGAATTCAGCATACATCCCGATGGAAAGTGGAGTGTTCTCTCCCCCGGGCTTGATTCCCTTTCCCTGACGGAAAGCGCCAACGAGGTGCTTATGCCGTTTGTCTGCACCGAGGGCAGCGGACCGCTGCTGAGGGTAACCGGAATCAGCGATGCTTCCGCCGAAAAGGCGCAGCCTTTTCATGGTTTTGCAGAAGGTGAAAACCTCGCTCTGATACATGAGATCTTTCAGTCCTGGAAGGACTCCCGCCGGAAAGGACGGCCCTTTTTTATACATTCCCTCAACCCCGCCGAGCAGTATCGTCTGGCAGTCTCCGTGGCTGATGAGGCGGGAGAGGCGGAGAACCTGCCTCTCATAGATCTGAACTATCCCTGGCGTTCACCCTGCGGGGCCTTTCTAGGGGCCTTCGGCCCTGGTCAGGATCTCTCGCTTGCCTCTGAGGTACCGGAAGAATCACGGGAAGAGTGGAGGGAGCTGGGAGAAGGATTATTCCGGGGAGAGGATCTCTTCTGCGAGCAGGATGCCCTCTCCTGGTTGAGCAGGACTTTTCCCGCCTACGCCGGGGGAGCGAGGAAGCGGGGTGTTGTTCCCGTTGTCCTGCTGACCGGTGCGGAGAGAATGAACCGTGTCGCCCGGCGTATAGTGGAAGGTATTCTGGCCCCTCTGCATGAGCGGGGCATTCTGTTCTGTCTGCTTCTGGGAGCCCGTCCGCCCCGTTATAAGCGATCATCCTGCAATTTTACAGAGTTCCGACGGGCTCCGCACAAGGGAAGGCAGACGGATTTGTATCGGCTCTACTCGGGACTAAAGGATGACGAGAAGAAAAGCATCTCTGCTGCAGCACTTTTTGCCCCTTTTCTGCCGGCTGCCGATCTTCTGAGCTGTCTGTACAGGACCGGTTCCCCCAGGCAGAAGATCGATACACTTTTCGCGAAACTTGTCGCCTCCGGCGGAGCGTTCAGAACGTGGAGGTATTTCTTTCCCCTTCTG is part of the Marispirochaeta aestuarii genome and encodes:
- a CDS encoding DUF503 domain-containing protein — translated: MVVSMIQVVFELPEATSLKEKRQTLRSLKDRLIRKYKVSVAEIDLQDSLSFCHIGAAYVTNSREIGERVMQRVADFVEDTIPGRVHNIAVHSERF
- a CDS encoding HD domain-containing protein is translated as MRKKGSSKGINVGIEQQTRQKILEHLSSDYTEAIRDPLWQNIYLTPALKKLISLGEFQKLAGIRQLGPAYLVYPGATHTRLNHSLGVFHLAKRIIRHISVDRRSPPVSLEGVKAFLCASLLHDLGHFPYTHSFKDLPLLDHEVLTGRLVMTPPFQRVLREDVGVEPYVVAAIVDEGMDHHNNGEILFFRRILSGVLDPDKLDYLNRDAFFCGVPYGIQDTDFFIDKIIPTASALALDERGLGSVESLLFAKYQMYRSVYWHRTVRIATAMIKKAVLLGLTENDLDQEALYGLDDAGFYRTLAIRERSYYQLARMVFERRLLKTAFECPFDPRLHKQATDLNARMDLENRIASILREEYDTGIEAWEVILDIPEPISFEVDLLIYRNDSFLPFASSGSVFSTSVVEGFTRSLRKVRLFLPPGIARTAAPYIPKIMTGLFGE
- a CDS encoding PilZ domain-containing protein; the encoded protein is MGTPVGRVEREFVLNNVAEKKISLRVHGYKKTRQAIVLRIEEDVLVLYNDTEGWSDFSAKEEIRVFFSYFGHVMTFPSRVKSADDYLSIEIPGEMIKNLQRKYERIALPPGTMVSFAVENITYELTFPKTEEYNPAEQPAYGDAFPQESLDKLMAGAAKKISEFKANYRIQMFRDRGPKGWEEEIITRTGKSLFVSPIKAGVPKTDPDMSGRILTKAQALAPEYNINLSELLGSEAELDERFSQLSDKDIVAVIYCPLIYHDYVIGYIHVWSEHVTLGIEVFEYLYQFSKVLVYALKNHAYFDNIERQKGEYAAEILDISASGLLFTHTSRELHERLVLYTDLDLFLRMGPRKMVIGSRIMRKYQDNKQTYYGCQFLDLKPEDFRFLFDSIYGRELTPEDEELWEGGAEPPKLTFT